cacgtcCGAAACTCCAACTGCCACTTTCGCAAATGCGGACAGAGTACAATAATGCTGTCAGAGTCGCTTTCCAGCTTGGGCGTCTCACCGCCTTCGTCAGTTGCTCGagctgcgccttccgctcgaagcgctcctctcttcggctccgctccttcttctcccacTTGAGGGCTGCCTCATGGCGAGCCTTGTGGAATTTGCGGTTGTTCTTGCGCGACATGTGTGAAATCTCGGTGCAGACCTTCAGTAGACTTGGCTCTGACAGACCTCATGCGGCTTCAGCGACAGCAGTCATGCATCTAAGAATAGATGCCGGACAGTTCCTTGTGCATACGGAACTGCTATATTCCGCTGTGGATATCTCTTTGGCAGTGACGAGGGAAATTGACAGGTTTGTACGAAGCGATACACGCAAACACACGGCCGCATGAACCTGCTTCGTGGCTCCGTCCCACGGGGCGCACTCAACTGACAGCCGTTTGCAAGAACAAGCGTAAAAAACTAGCCCACGTCCAGAAAGGGGGCCGGGAAAAGGCAGACAAGGGACAAAACAGATCGGGCTAACAACCTCGCGTGAACAAAAATGAAGGTGCGCAAACGAGCGAGGTAAACATCAGGTGTAGCTACAGACGCCTCGTCTGACTTGAAGAAGACGAACGACGAAGAAAATGTTAAGACGAGATtggcgaagagaaaggaggAAACACGGCTGACAAAAAAAGATAGGAGGGGACCCAATTGAAAATCGATGGTCAGAACTGACGTGGGCGGCGCGTCATTTCTGTTTGCGGAAACACGTCCGGTTTCCTTCCCCGTCGTTCGACCTGGGATGTGCCTCGCGCAGTCTTGACAGACTCATTCTCTTCTGCAGATCCTTTCTTTCCTTTCTTTTTCTACTGGAACAAAGTCGGGTGCTGATGAGGGCGTACATGCGGACGCGTATGCAAAACACGCATGCGGCATGCAACCCGATTTTTCGCACAAGGCTTTCCCAGTTGCAGGCGAAGACGTCTCTACGTACTCTTCCTGTTTCTTCGTCCGCTAATATCTTTTTCACTTATTGAGTCCGTTATCTCGCCAAAGTGCTTATCTTAATATGTTGTTACTGAACGAAGTTCCATTGTGCTGGCATGatttcgagaacacaccaaatttccatgagtctattccgggcgCGTCGTGCTCAGGGTCTTTCTGGAGCACCAGCTTTTCCTCTTCGAGGCcgtgccggcgcggcgctagGCGTTCGCCTTGTCTTGCCGTATAGTTTTATTCGATTCTTTCTGTCCTTTGTCTCGTTCGTTCACGCCGGAGCTCCCACAACACAAAAGAACTTCATTCTCGTCTCAGTTTTGCCTCGGCACTTCTTCGCCTTACGTTTGCCTCTCTATCTCGCCTACGCCTTGGCAGTTTGACACTCAGTTCTTTACACACACCGGCTCCGCGGTGCCCGCGGCCACGGACGCAGTTGTCGCCTTTCCTcgtttcttccgcctctATTTGTCcgctttcgtctctctcggaCTTCGAtcttgctgccgctgcccttCAAACCGCGCTTCTTTCTGACCTTCGagtggcgctgcggccgtcgggtctcctcgcggggggcggcggtgcCCTCGCGTGCGTGTTTCGCCGTTGTGAGTTTTTCTCAGGCTTTTTTCCATATGCCTTTCTTTCCGACGGCGCTGTTTCGGCGTCGTCTACGAGGCAACCAAGCGGACGCGGCTACAGTCCCAGGCAAAGCCGCTCCGCACGTGTCCTcgcactcgccgccgctcgcggtgTGCCTGCGCGACCCGCCCTTTGTGTTTTTCCCGGCCTTCGTCTTTTGGCTCGCGGGCAtatccgccgcgcgcgcggctgcgctcaTTTTCCACGCTGCCGCCcacgcgccggctgcgaaggcgggcgcaggcgaggaggaaggcgcgctcTTCAAGACGTTTTCCTctgagcgcgagcggcggctgtTGCTAAGGCCGGGTGACTGTGCCCTTCGCGACGAGGagcgggaaggggggggcagcaggcggccgcgcgtgaGCAAGAAAACCAGCCGCGAGAAGTTTTTGCTGCACGAGGGCTACTCGCAGGGCGACGTCAAGATTCTTGAGAAGCTGTTGCTGCGTTTCGTGGCGCAGCAGTAcctcttcttcggcctcctcgtcgggcAAGATGCCTTCCATGAGGACGCTCTTGCGCCTGTGCGCCACGACCCCCTGGCGGCCGTCCTCGCGTTCCAGGAGGCTGCGAAGCTCCTagaggcgcgcctcctcgcctccgctcggATGCCGTCCcccgcgccctccctccTTGCCCTCTTCGCGCCTGAAGCAGCAcggggcgcctgcggccgcgcggtcgcgacgggcgcggcgcctccccaCGCCCAGTCCGTCAGAGCTGCCTGCGGCTCTCGTTCTCGGAATGCGAGTGCGCTTTCTCCCGACGACGCCATCCGGCGGAGTGGCAGCCAACCTACCAACGCGAGGGGCGCGAAGCGAAGCGACATTGCCTCGccggagaggcgagacgcggacaCGCTGGACGCTGGTgatgcggcgcgcagagaggcggaggaaggccaGGACGAGGAGCGGTGGAGAAGGCCGATTCTGAAGGGGACTGCCAAAAGAAGCGTGCGGCGAGCCGAAGACGGCGGGAAGGGCGTTCCACATGTGGGCACATCGTTCCACTCTGCGATCGCAGCCTCGCCCACGCTGTCGGgtgcgggcggaggcgcgcaggacaGAGTCGCGAATCTTCCCGCCCCGGTTtggcgccggctgcgtcAAGGCTACTTCTCGCTGGACccgcgctttcttcttcatctgctgctgcttcctcaCGCACAGCAGAAACTTGTGATGCGCGTGGACtcggcgggaggcggcgtgcTGGAGGTGCTGTACGGGAGCGGCGAGTGCGACGCCGTTCCCGGCttcctctgccggcgcgacgacgcgcgcaggaagaaggcgcatcTGCTTCCGCGACCCGGGCTTCGACTCTTTCTCCAGAAGTTCTGGAAGCGAAAGAGCCCCGGCCTCGAGAGAGCGctgtgcgcggcgctggccaCGCAGTCGAACTGCGCTTTGGTCGCGGTGTATCGACAGCTAGACAACCTGCGAATCGTCAGCAGATTCGTGGCGATTTCTGTGCTTCaccagcggcggctgctcgtTGAAAACTACCACGCGTTCCGCCACGCACACCCGCGCTCCTTTGAGCGTCACACAGGCAATCTAGCCGGCACGAGGCTGCCGCCAGAATCGCCTCTCGAGCTTCTCGTTGAGGTTGCGACCCGCGCTGCGCgggtggaggcggcagagagtGACGATGACAAGAGCGACTACGACGGCTGCGAGACGAAGAGTgcgaagcgaggcgccgccgcttgcgccttcgcctcctcggggTGTACGTGCGCTGCGACCTCTCCAGCGGCGTGCGCCTTTCTTCCGAAGGACGACCGTCTTTTTGTTCCCGCCCCTTCCCTCGCCGacggacgcgcagacgcctggaGAAAGAGCGCCGCCCACGGCGTGTGCCTCGGCGCAGCACGAGCGAGGgggcgggcgagccgcgacacaggggaggagagaggcgggcggcgcgcgggtgcAGGTTGCGAAGACGTCCAGGACGCGTTGGGGGAGGTTCAGGCCGCGTGGCTGCCCATCTGCATCGCTGTGCGACTCCTCACCCCGGCCTTTCTTGGGCCGCGTCTGCAATACACATACTGGCGCCTGTGTTTTCTGCTGCACCATAAAATTCAGTTACCAGCGCTCGTGCCGGATGCGttgcaggcgacggccgcaggcACTCTTTTCGACTTTACGCCGCACGCCACCGAAGGCCAGTACCCGTTTCTGTGCGAGGACGAAAACTtccacgcgcccgcggagccaGCCAGGGAAGCCAAGCCGACTCACCTGCGGCGGAGTCgaaccgcggcgccgagtcggcagcagctccccgcgctggcggctcctGGCAAAAAAGCGGTGCGGATGCGCGAGCCACACAGTCACGAGGGTTTCCAGCGAAGCCCTTCATCCGTCTTTTCGGCACCCCCTGCCTCGCCCGAGCCGCTCTTTCCGCTCTTCTGTGCGCCCAGGCTGCCGCTGTGCTGCTTCCGCTGCATCGACACTGTGGCTCAggacttcctcgccttcttgtTCGGCGTcaacgcgccggcggcgcgccaagCAGCCGCCGGATCTCTGCCGCACAGGCGCGCCGACGTGttcgcagcagcgcgaggctgcgctcgggaggggcgcgggaggaggcgcggagggaagAGTGACGGCGAAGTCGAGTGGAAACGCGAGTGCGCACGAGCTACGCAGGAGGCAGCCACGCTCCAGATTCCGGCGTGGTGTACGTGCGGCAGCTCCTACATCGCCAAGCGGTGGAAGGCACTCTGCGGAGGCTCAGACGAGATGACGGAGCACCTCACCATGGGCAGAAGGAATCGCGTTTTCGCATCTCTACTCGAGAAAGTCCTGCAGCACGAAGCCGCGCTTCTTGTGGAactcgcgcgagaggaaaggAGCGGAGTTCATCGAAACCCGAGAGCATtgggagccgccgcgcacgcagagctgtcagaggcgacagccaaCGAAAAAGGGGACTCCGAAGACACCAACCGAAGCGCTGAAAGCAGACCCCCGGGAGAACGCGTCAGCGAAGCAAACTGCAAAAAGCTTGGAGCCGACAGCAGAAACCTGGCAGCGCGAGATGAGGGAGGTGAGAGAGGGGAAGGGATCTTGCGGCTCTCGATCGATGCGTTCGCCGCGGAACGACCGGCAGAACGCGCggccagcgagaagagaaacggAAAGAACCTCGACGCTGTGGCTTCAGGCGCAGGAGGGGGGGATAGTTGCGTAGCGCCGAGCGATGCCTCGACTGTAGCGGGGACAGATATCGCGTTGGCACTCCGAGCGTTTCTCTCGTTTCTGTGTTGCttttcgtctccgctgcgcttccgctcctctctccttcacCTCTGGGACCTTGGAAACGctctgggcggcggcgcgccgaacGCAGACGTTGAGGACGAAAAGGCCGTTCtcccgctctctcctccggcAGATTTGGTGcgcggtgtacatacactgaCAGCGgactgcgccgcgcagcctcctcgcgacCCCGCCGAGCGCCGACTTTCCACGGCTTCTTCGTCTAGACTGCCTCGCGGATTTGAGGAAACCGCGCACTCACtggcgcgagagcgacacgATAACGGCGTTCCTatggaaggcgcggcggccctcTTCTCGCACGGGaaaggcggcgctgcagcggccgcgtggCTAGCTCCTGGAGGGACACTAGCTGACCGCGAGAGTCGCGGACCACCTGGAGGAGCCTCGTCTGCCACGGCGACCGAAGCCGCAGGTCTCTCCTTCTcgggcgcgcgtcgccgtcagggcgcggcagacgtgcatcttctcttcgccgcagttGAGCACGCCTTCGTCGAGCTTCTGCTGGCAGACCCAGTCCCGGCGAGACGCTCGCCTCaggctccgcctcctcaggcgcTTTCGCCTGGCGGCAGCCCGCAGCTTTCTCTcccacgcgaggcgcgcacggGCGAGCTGGAAGGCcgcagggaggaggcgcagcctgcGGCCGGCGTGGAGCAACTGACGGAGGACGCAGGGCGCGCTcagcagggcggcgaagctaccgcggagaggcctggcgcgccggaggctccCAACGAGCGACCATCGGAGTCGGCGCCCGACGGGGGCGCCGGCCGACGAGCGGGGCGAGGcccggcggggcgggggcggcgatcgcgggctggcggcgcggacgcggagccgGGCGACAGAGATTCGTCGCCCTGCTCGGCCTCCGAGCGCGagcggacgaagacgaggcgccggaagGAGGACAGGGacgagcggagacggaggcggaagggacgccgagaaggcgagaacgagaagaccgacagagagagagaagacagcgaacgtgcgcaggaagacgcgaaatccgcagacgcgagggcgttcctctcgcgctgctgtgtcttcgcagccgcgctctGTGCAAAGCCTCCCCGACgctgcgaaggccgcgcgggcaGTGCACGCCCCGGCCGCCGATAGACGCCAAGGTACAAACCGCTTCTACCCAGTTCACTGAGCGCGTATCCCCTGCCTTGCTCTACTCTGgcttcatatatatatatctatatatatgtatatacatatgtatatatgttttcTTGCACGATTACTGGCGCAAAAACCTTGacgcacacacatgcatgcgcggagaAAAGTTTAGGCTCCTTTGCACTGCTGTGGTGCTTGAGGCAATGCACTGGACTGCGAGTTCTCCCCGCGCAGCTCGGACTTTTTCGCGACCGGCGCGGCCGTGTAG
The Besnoitia besnoiti strain Bb-Ger1 chromosome VIII, whole genome shotgun sequence genome window above contains:
- a CDS encoding hypothetical protein (encoded by transcript BESB_082830), producing the protein MPFFPTALFRRRLRGNQADAATVPGKAAPHVSSHSPPLAVCLRDPPFVFFPAFVFWLAGISAARAAALIFHAAAHAPAAKAGAGEEEGALFKTFSSERERRLLLRPGDCALRDEEREGGGSRRPRVSKKTSREKFLLHEGYSQGDVKILEKLLLRFVAQQYLFFGLLVGQDAFHEDALAPVRHDPLAAVLAFQEAAKLLEARLLASARMPSPAPSLLALFAPEAARGACGRAVATGAAPPHAQSVRAACGSRSRNASALSPDDAIRRSGSQPTNARGAKRSDIASPERRDADTLDAGDAARREAEEGQDEERWRRPILKGTAKRSVRRAEDGGKGVPHVGTSFHSAIAASPTLSGAGGGAQDRVANLPAPVWRRLRQGYFSLDPRFLLHLLLLPHAQQKLVMRVDSAGGGVLEVLYGSGECDAVPGFLCRRDDARRKKAHLLPRPGLRLFLQKFWKRKSPGLERALCAALATQSNCALVAVYRQLDNLRIVSRFVAISVLHQRRLLVENYHAFRHAHPRSFERHTGNLAGTRLPPESPLELLVEVATRAARVEAAESDDDKSDYDGCETKSAKRGAAACAFASSGCTCAATSPAACAFLPKDDRLFVPAPSLADGRADAWRKSAAHGVCLGAARARGRASRDTGEERGGRRAGAGCEDVQDALGEVQAAWLPICIAVRLLTPAFLGPRLQYTYWRLCFLLHHKIQLPALVPDALQATAAGTLFDFTPHATEGQYPFLCEDENFHAPAEPAREAKPTHLRRSRTAAPSRQQLPALAAPGKKAVRMREPHSHEGFQRSPSSVFSAPPASPEPLFPLFCAPRLPLCCFRCIDTVAQDFLAFLFGVNAPAARQAAAGSLPHRRADVFAAARGCAREGRGRRRGGKSDGEVEWKRECARATQEAATLQIPAWCTCGSSYIAKRWKALCGGSDEMTEHLTMGRRNRVFASLLEKVLQHEAALLVELAREERSGVHRNPRALGAAAHAELSEATANEKGDSEDTNRSAESRPPGERVSEANCKKLGADSRNLAARDEGGERGEGILRLSIDAFAAERPAERAASEKRNGKNLDAVASGAGGGDSCVAPSDASTVAGTDIALALRAFLSFLCCFSSPLRFRSSLLHLWDLGNALGGGAPNADVEDEKAVLPLSPPADLVRGVHTLTADCAAQPPRDPAERRLSTASSSRLPRGFEETAHSLARERHDNGVPMEGAAALFSHGKGGAAAAAWLAPGGTLADRESRGPPGGASSATATEAAGLSFSGARRRQGAADVHLLFAAVEHAFVELLLADPVPARRSPQAPPPQALSPGGSPQLSLPREARTGELEGRREEAQPAAGVEQLTEDAGRAQQGGEATAERPGAPEAPNERPSESAPDGGAGRRAGRGPAGRGRRSRAGGADAEPGDRDSSPCSASERERTKTRRRKEDRDERRRRRKGRREGENEKTDREREDSERAQEDAKSADARAFLSRCCVFAAALCAKPPRRCEGRAGSARPGRR